In Xanthomonas sp. SI, the following are encoded in one genomic region:
- a CDS encoding S8 family peptidase, with translation MTDISSFPRTLLALSLGVALASSAHAQSAPRFSVLETAAPGQSKLYDGLIVTYRDGSSERRDANAAAVKLKQIMAAPSAANMWSSTYRQSAPALSRVRRLGIGADLVRPDRRLSQSQLETLMASLKADPAVAHVEPNLLLKPVRSTAQASATAVAAPNDPGYVVQWHLRTPDGHLETLAPDTTGYANRGGIDLLPAWQYGTGQGVVVAVIDTGITAHPDLDTSLASAGYDFISDALVSGRASNGRAAGGWDTGDWTTDDKYLAANGGCAQPGEQSDSSWHGTHVAGTIAMRTNNGVGMVGIAPDARILPIRALGHCGGTTADIADAIVWASGGHIDGVPDNANPAEVINMSLGGGGSCEQDAVTANAIASAIGRGSVVVVAAGNSNADAAGFSPASCPGVINVAATGITGGRAYYSNYGNSITLSAPGGGVYANDASSGSGSVRTGLIWSTLNNGTHGPDQSIYAGYAGTSMASPHVAGVVALAISAALNANRPVPSPTQMRDILAQTSNQFPVKPVLPLGVGILNAAKAVARAAGADGGGEEGKAINVDRGTLGKLSAAAGQGQLYRLDVPLNARNLQIRTLGGSGQLKLYVRATRAPSADGSDADYTSVRNGTTQNVQTALPATGSYFIRALGGTGGYANVTLSVSYSVQ, from the coding sequence ATGACCGACATTTCCTCGTTTCCCCGCACCCTGCTGGCGCTGTCGTTGGGCGTGGCGCTGGCCTCCAGCGCGCACGCGCAGTCCGCCCCGCGCTTCTCCGTCCTGGAGACCGCCGCGCCCGGCCAGTCCAAGCTCTACGACGGCCTGATCGTCACCTACCGCGACGGCAGCAGCGAGCGCCGCGATGCGAACGCCGCCGCCGTCAAGCTGAAGCAGATCATGGCCGCGCCGAGCGCCGCCAACATGTGGTCGAGCACCTACCGGCAGAGCGCGCCGGCGCTGAGCCGGGTGCGCCGGCTCGGGATCGGCGCCGATCTGGTCCGGCCCGACCGCCGCCTGAGCCAGTCGCAGCTGGAGACGCTGATGGCCAGCCTCAAGGCCGATCCGGCGGTGGCGCACGTGGAGCCGAACCTGCTGCTCAAGCCGGTGCGCAGCACCGCGCAGGCCAGCGCCACGGCCGTCGCCGCGCCCAACGATCCAGGCTACGTGGTGCAGTGGCACCTGCGCACGCCGGACGGCCACCTGGAAACGCTGGCGCCGGACACCACCGGCTACGCCAATCGCGGCGGCATCGACCTGCTGCCGGCCTGGCAGTACGGGACCGGCCAGGGCGTGGTGGTGGCGGTGATCGACACCGGCATCACCGCGCACCCGGATCTGGACACCTCGCTGGCCAGCGCCGGCTACGACTTCATCAGCGACGCGCTGGTGTCGGGCCGGGCCAGCAACGGGCGCGCGGCCGGCGGCTGGGACACCGGCGACTGGACCACCGACGACAAGTACCTGGCGGCCAACGGCGGCTGCGCGCAGCCGGGCGAGCAGTCCGACAGCAGTTGGCATGGCACCCACGTGGCGGGCACCATCGCCATGCGCACCAACAACGGCGTGGGCATGGTCGGCATCGCCCCGGACGCCAGGATCCTGCCGATCCGCGCGCTCGGCCACTGCGGCGGCACCACCGCCGACATCGCCGACGCCATCGTCTGGGCATCGGGCGGCCACATCGACGGCGTGCCGGACAATGCGAACCCGGCCGAGGTCATCAACATGAGCCTGGGCGGCGGCGGATCCTGCGAGCAGGATGCGGTCACCGCCAACGCCATCGCCAGCGCGATCGGGCGTGGCAGCGTGGTGGTGGTGGCTGCCGGCAACAGCAACGCCGACGCCGCCGGATTCAGCCCGGCCAGTTGCCCGGGCGTGATCAACGTGGCCGCCACCGGCATCACCGGCGGCCGTGCCTACTATTCCAACTACGGCAACAGCATCACCCTGTCGGCGCCGGGCGGCGGCGTCTATGCCAACGACGCGTCCAGCGGCTCCGGCTCGGTCCGCACCGGCCTGATCTGGTCCACCCTCAATAACGGCACGCACGGCCCCGATCAATCGATCTATGCCGGCTACGCCGGCACGTCGATGGCGTCGCCGCACGTCGCCGGCGTGGTCGCGCTGGCGATCAGCGCCGCGCTCAACGCCAATCGCCCGGTGCCGTCGCCGACGCAGATGCGCGACATCCTGGCCCAGACCTCCAATCAGTTCCCGGTCAAGCCGGTGCTGCCACTGGGTGTCGGCATCCTCAACGCGGCCAAGGCCGTGGCGCGTGCCGCAGGCGCCGATGGCGGCGGCGAGGAAGGCAAGGCCATCAATGTCGACCGCGGCACGCTGGGCAAGCTGTCCGCCGCTGCCGGCCAGGGCCAGTTGTACCGCCTGGACGTGCCGCTCAACGCGCGCAACCTGCAGATCCGCACGCTGGGCGGCAGCGGCCAGCTCAAGCTCTACGTGCGTGCCACGCGCGCGCCCAGTGCGGACGGCAGCGATGCCGACTACACCTCGGTGCGCAACGGCACCACGCAGAACGTGCAGACGGCACTGCCGGCGACCGGCAGCTACTTCATCCGCGCGCTCGGCGGCACAGGCGGCTATGCCAACGTGACCCTGTCGGTGAGTTACTCGGTGCAGTGA
- a CDS encoding LysR family transcriptional regulator, with protein MELRHLRYFLAVAEAGHFTRAAAQLGIQQPPLSQQIRALEQELGTPLFVRTSRGADLTEAGRAFRVEAKRVLADLERAGDAARRAARGESGVLRLGFTASAAFNPIVPTLVRNFRRAWPAVALALEETNTAGLLAALVQGRLDAAFIRYSVVTPPELQLLKFPDEPMKIAVPAAHHLAKRRRAPLSALAGEPFILFPRSFGTSLYDEILEACRQSGFELQIKQEAPQMSSIVNLVAAELGVSVVPASTTQVQLPGVRYLEIEGRVPMARLALAALPATAQALPVVRHLWQLAQAHAAGKRR; from the coding sequence ATGGAACTGCGCCACCTGCGCTATTTCCTGGCCGTCGCCGAGGCCGGCCACTTCACCCGCGCCGCGGCGCAGCTGGGCATCCAGCAGCCGCCGCTGAGCCAGCAGATCCGCGCGCTGGAACAGGAACTGGGCACGCCGCTGTTCGTGCGCACCTCGCGCGGCGCGGACCTCACCGAGGCCGGCCGCGCGTTCCGGGTCGAGGCCAAACGCGTGCTCGCGGACCTGGAACGCGCCGGCGACGCCGCCCGCCGTGCCGCGCGCGGCGAGAGCGGCGTGCTGCGGCTGGGCTTCACCGCCTCGGCTGCGTTCAACCCGATCGTGCCGACGCTGGTGCGCAACTTCCGCCGCGCCTGGCCGGCGGTGGCGCTGGCGCTGGAGGAAACCAACACCGCCGGCCTGCTCGCCGCGCTGGTGCAGGGGCGCCTGGATGCGGCCTTCATCCGCTACAGCGTGGTCACGCCGCCCGAACTGCAGTTGCTGAAGTTTCCCGACGAGCCGATGAAGATCGCGGTGCCGGCCGCGCACCACCTGGCCAAGCGCCGGCGCGCGCCGCTGTCGGCGCTGGCAGGCGAACCGTTCATCCTGTTCCCGCGCAGCTTCGGCACCAGCCTGTACGACGAGATCCTCGAGGCCTGCCGCCAGTCCGGTTTCGAATTGCAGATCAAGCAGGAAGCGCCGCAGATGTCGTCGATCGTGAACCTGGTCGCCGCCGAACTCGGCGTTTCGGTGGTGCCGGCCTCGACGACCCAGGTGCAATTGCCCGGCGTACGCTACCTGGAGATCGAAGGCCGCGTCCCGATGGCACGGCTGGCGCTGGCGGCGCTGCCGGCCACCGCGCAGGCGCTGCCGGTGGTGCGTCATCTGTGGCAGCTGGCGCAGGCGCATGCGGCGGGGAAGCGCAGGTAG
- a CDS encoding thioredoxin family protein, which yields MFTTITVATAEQFADAIAAHPRVLADFNKDNCPGCRMLDKSLERFAEGDSAQGVTLLKVKMEDVGEEFFRAQGLRQTPTLMLFRQGEEVARVPGFVPPAKIDEAVRAHLG from the coding sequence ATGTTCACCACCATCACCGTTGCCACCGCCGAACAGTTCGCCGACGCCATCGCCGCGCATCCGCGCGTGCTGGCCGATTTCAACAAGGACAACTGCCCCGGCTGCCGCATGCTCGACAAGTCGCTGGAGCGCTTCGCCGAGGGCGACAGCGCGCAGGGCGTGACCTTGCTGAAGGTGAAGATGGAAGACGTGGGCGAAGAGTTCTTCCGCGCGCAGGGCCTGCGCCAGACGCCGACGTTGATGCTGTTCCGCCAGGGCGAGGAAGTGGCGCGGGTGCCGGGCTTCGTGCCGCCGGCGAAGATCGACGAAGCGGTGCGCGCGCACCTGGGTTGA
- a CDS encoding VOC family protein: MRIAQLSLPVSDPAASAAFYRDVLQLPVAATQVRIGWSLLDLVAANAAVGSVHLAFNIPAARFDAACAWLSRRVPLLRDPLGESYFALDAAWQSQSVYFAGPDGAVLELIARKPLPAHAIADGAFSASELLCISEIGLPSAQVPAVAAAAQQRMGLPPFMPVSDAFAPLGDHEGLLIVVDAQRRWFPEQRQLPFAHGVRVVVEGVHGGQVLRDAAGWEVVSQ; the protein is encoded by the coding sequence ATGCGCATCGCCCAACTGAGCCTGCCCGTCAGCGATCCCGCGGCCAGCGCCGCCTTCTATCGCGATGTCCTGCAACTCCCGGTCGCGGCCACGCAGGTGCGCATCGGCTGGAGCCTGCTGGATCTGGTGGCCGCCAATGCCGCGGTCGGCAGCGTGCATCTGGCGTTCAATATCCCCGCGGCCCGCTTCGACGCCGCTTGCGCCTGGCTGTCCCGGCGCGTGCCGTTGCTGCGCGATCCACTGGGCGAATCGTACTTCGCGCTCGACGCGGCGTGGCAATCGCAGTCGGTGTATTTCGCCGGGCCCGACGGCGCGGTACTGGAACTGATCGCGCGCAAGCCGTTGCCGGCGCACGCCATCGCCGACGGCGCATTCTCCGCATCCGAGCTGCTGTGCATCAGCGAGATCGGATTGCCCAGTGCGCAGGTGCCGGCGGTCGCCGCAGCGGCGCAGCAGCGCATGGGGCTGCCGCCGTTCATGCCGGTATCCGACGCGTTCGCGCCGCTCGGCGATCACGAAGGCCTGTTGATCGTGGTCGATGCGCAGCGGCGCTGGTTCCCCGAGCAACGCCAGCTGCCGTTCGCGCATGGCGTGCGGGTGGTCGTCGAAGGCGTGCACGGCGGGCAGGTGTTGCGCGATGCGGCGGGATGGGAAGTGGTGTCGCAATGA
- a CDS encoding ribonucleotide-diphosphate reductase subunit beta → MAIALDRIKILEPMHPNRSTGIINGTTSGILNWNDIPYPSFYRAYKELSTNFWIPDEVDMKGDAKQYGELSAREKNAYDSIIGLLATLDSPQTRFIYNVAEYITDPAAHANAAIIGQQEVIHNESYSYVLASIAGLADQNRVFEIARTHPTIIARNQPIMQAYDDFMRDKTAETLLRSLIQSSILEGINFYSGFAYFYNLVRQNRMTGTGKIISFINRDELAHTKFISELIRAIIGENAELQTNELTDYVHQAFEHAIRLETEWSAEVLDGIEGIDVDEMIQYVKYRANKMSGMLGIEKLYTDASDNVMPWIKAYADNFTETKTDFFEMRNASYKKTNSDNGFDDL, encoded by the coding sequence ATGGCCATCGCGCTCGACCGCATCAAAATCCTCGAACCGATGCATCCCAACCGCTCCACCGGGATCATCAACGGCACCACCAGCGGCATCCTCAACTGGAACGACATCCCGTACCCGTCGTTCTATCGCGCGTACAAGGAGCTGTCGACCAACTTCTGGATCCCCGACGAGGTGGACATGAAGGGCGACGCCAAGCAGTACGGCGAGCTGTCGGCGCGCGAGAAGAACGCCTACGACTCGATCATCGGCCTGCTGGCCACGCTTGATTCGCCGCAGACGCGCTTCATCTACAACGTCGCCGAATACATCACCGACCCGGCCGCGCACGCCAACGCGGCGATCATCGGCCAGCAGGAAGTGATCCACAACGAGAGCTACTCCTACGTGCTGGCCTCCATCGCCGGGCTGGCCGACCAGAACCGCGTGTTCGAGATTGCGCGTACGCACCCGACCATCATCGCGCGCAACCAGCCGATCATGCAGGCCTACGACGACTTCATGCGCGACAAGACCGCAGAGACCCTGCTGCGTTCGCTGATCCAGTCCTCGATCCTGGAAGGCATCAACTTCTATTCCGGGTTCGCGTATTTCTACAACCTGGTGCGGCAGAACCGCATGACCGGCACCGGCAAGATCATCAGCTTCATCAACCGCGACGAACTAGCGCATACCAAGTTCATCAGCGAGCTGATCCGCGCCATCATCGGCGAGAACGCCGAGCTGCAGACCAACGAGCTGACCGACTACGTGCACCAGGCGTTCGAGCACGCGATCCGGCTGGAGACCGAGTGGTCGGCCGAAGTGCTGGACGGCATCGAGGGCATCGACGTGGACGAGATGATCCAGTACGTGAAGTACCGCGCCAACAAGATGTCCGGCATGCTCGGCATCGAGAAGCTGTACACCGACGCCAGCGACAACGTGATGCCGTGGATCAAGGCCTACGCGGACAACTTCACCGAGACCAAGACCGACTTCTTCGAGATGCGCAACGCCAGCTACAAGAAGACCAACTCGGACAACGGTTTCGACGATCTCTGA
- a CDS encoding flavodoxin yields MRILLAYASLSGNTRDVARRVHAQCEAAGHQVTWIHTDLQTLHGALGDAARAADFDLHLLGSWSDNAGRTPAEMKRYIAELVEAAGKDVEVAAFGTGETQWGLEYYCGAVRRIARFFGSAYPLLEIEQMPHGDRDNAAIDAWCAQVLALRAARALPAGAAPVAEVAAAESASASASGFASMALPLHGSG; encoded by the coding sequence ATGCGCATCCTGCTCGCCTACGCCTCGCTCAGCGGCAACACCCGCGACGTCGCCCGCCGCGTGCATGCGCAGTGCGAGGCGGCCGGGCACCAGGTGACCTGGATCCATACCGACCTGCAGACCCTGCACGGCGCGCTCGGCGACGCCGCGCGCGCGGCGGACTTCGATCTGCACCTGCTCGGCAGCTGGAGCGACAACGCCGGGCGCACCCCGGCGGAGATGAAACGCTACATCGCCGAGCTGGTCGAGGCGGCGGGCAAGGATGTGGAGGTCGCCGCGTTCGGCACCGGCGAGACGCAGTGGGGACTGGAGTACTACTGCGGCGCGGTCAGGCGCATCGCGCGTTTCTTCGGCAGCGCCTACCCGTTGCTGGAGATCGAGCAGATGCCGCACGGCGACCGCGACAACGCCGCGATCGACGCCTGGTGCGCGCAGGTGCTGGCGCTGCGTGCCGCGCGTGCGCTGCCGGCCGGCGCCGCGCCTGTGGCCGAGGTGGCTGCTGCCGAATCCGCGTCCGCCAGCGCGTCCGGGTTCGCCTCGATGGCGTTGCCGCTGCACGGCAGCGGTTGA
- a CDS encoding YadA-like family protein, giving the protein MPVKHTLVRSRRTRPSSTLSHAPYSLLTVALLLAAAPLAASAADAPAAATPAAQPATTTTATTAAANSGDAQPSDDTDPSAPVQPGSQNTTGYFMAEGLNDGSDFATAAGLRAVAMGARADASGAFAIAIGHHSVASDAAAIAMGDGAVASGTSAIAIGGSFFGSTYGDAAGAQSTGFGALALGTAATASAANASALGWNTSASGASATAIGATSAATADYATAAGTSAVAAAEQASAFGYAANASGVGAIANGGYSVASGFFGVAMGYGAMASGAGGIAIGDSSSSSGQQSVAIGASNAGIPTQSNGLGAVTIGAGSWALSDYGTALGFDSHADATYSLALGAQSVATSNNAAAIGAQAFADGEDASAFGAIASANAAGATALGSGATALTAGSVALGYNSAATGANSVAIGAGAVAGRDNTVAFGSDGALRQLTYVAAGTADTDAVNVLQLRSIATALGAGSVVGNDGTLSGSAYLIQGKTYGSVGSALSALDGALSTLDTRVGSLAQGGGGGVAIGSGSSGGPSVGAGTNAVAVGADATANGHNGTAMGANALAYGPNDTALGGNARVNADGSTAVGANASISANATNAVAVGESATVTAASGTALGQGASVSADNAVALGRGSSATRANTVSVGSAGNERQISNVAAGSAATDAANVGQMQAGDSATLRSANAYTDSRMAGWDDNLTKLRTDTDHRFQDMDRRIDRMGAVSAAYAGMATNTSGLGGANRVGVGVGSQGGENALAVGYQRAIGNRASVSLGGAFSGNEKSVSAGAGFSW; this is encoded by the coding sequence ATGCCCGTTAAGCACACGCTCGTTCGCTCGCGCCGCACACGCCCCTCGTCCACTCTGTCGCACGCTCCTTACAGCCTGCTGACGGTCGCGTTGCTGCTGGCGGCGGCGCCGTTGGCCGCCAGCGCGGCCGATGCGCCCGCAGCCGCCACGCCTGCCGCCCAGCCAGCCACGACCACGACCGCGACCACGGCAGCAGCGAACAGCGGCGATGCGCAGCCCTCCGACGACACGGATCCCTCCGCGCCGGTGCAGCCCGGCAGCCAGAACACCACGGGTTACTTCATGGCCGAGGGCCTGAACGACGGCAGCGACTTCGCCACCGCCGCCGGCCTGCGTGCCGTGGCGATGGGCGCACGCGCCGACGCGTCTGGCGCCTTCGCCATCGCCATCGGCCACCACAGCGTGGCCTCCGACGCCGCCGCCATCGCGATGGGCGACGGTGCGGTGGCCAGCGGCACGTCGGCGATCGCGATCGGCGGCAGCTTCTTCGGCAGCACCTACGGCGATGCGGCCGGCGCGCAGAGCACCGGCTTCGGTGCGCTGGCGCTCGGCACCGCCGCCACCGCCAGCGCCGCCAACGCCAGCGCGCTGGGCTGGAACACCAGCGCCAGCGGCGCCAGCGCCACGGCGATCGGCGCCACGTCCGCGGCCACCGCCGACTACGCCACCGCCGCCGGCACCTCGGCCGTTGCCGCGGCCGAACAGGCCAGCGCCTTCGGCTATGCCGCCAACGCCAGCGGCGTCGGCGCGATCGCCAACGGCGGCTACAGCGTGGCCTCGGGCTTCTTCGGGGTGGCCATGGGCTACGGCGCCATGGCCAGCGGTGCCGGCGGCATCGCCATCGGCGACAGCTCCTCCTCGTCCGGCCAGCAGAGCGTGGCGATCGGCGCCAGCAACGCCGGCATCCCGACCCAGTCCAACGGCCTGGGCGCGGTGACCATCGGCGCCGGCAGCTGGGCGCTGTCCGACTACGGCACCGCGCTGGGCTTCGACAGCCATGCCGACGCGACCTACAGCCTGGCGCTGGGCGCCCAATCGGTGGCCACCAGCAACAATGCCGCCGCGATCGGCGCGCAGGCCTTCGCCGATGGCGAGGACGCCAGCGCCTTCGGTGCCATCGCCAGCGCCAACGCGGCCGGCGCGACCGCGCTCGGCAGCGGCGCCACCGCGCTGACCGCCGGCAGCGTCGCGCTGGGCTACAACAGCGCCGCGACCGGCGCCAACAGCGTGGCGATCGGCGCCGGCGCGGTCGCCGGCCGCGACAACACGGTGGCCTTCGGCAGCGATGGCGCGCTGCGCCAGCTGACCTATGTCGCCGCCGGCACCGCCGACACCGATGCGGTCAACGTGCTGCAGCTGCGCAGCATCGCCACCGCGCTCGGCGCCGGCAGCGTGGTCGGCAACGACGGCACGCTCAGCGGCAGCGCCTACCTGATCCAGGGCAAGACCTACGGCAGCGTCGGTTCGGCGCTGTCGGCGCTGGACGGTGCGCTATCGACGCTGGACACCCGCGTCGGCAGCCTTGCGCAGGGCGGCGGCGGTGGCGTGGCCATCGGCAGCGGCAGCAGCGGCGGACCCAGCGTCGGCGCCGGCACCAATGCCGTGGCGGTCGGCGCCGATGCCACCGCCAACGGCCACAACGGCACTGCGATGGGCGCCAATGCCCTCGCCTACGGTCCCAACGACACCGCGCTGGGCGGCAATGCCCGGGTCAATGCCGACGGCAGCACCGCGGTCGGCGCCAACGCCAGCATCAGCGCCAACGCCACCAACGCGGTGGCGGTCGGCGAAAGCGCCACCGTCACCGCCGCCTCCGGCACCGCGCTGGGCCAGGGCGCCTCGGTCTCGGCCGACAACGCCGTGGCGCTGGGCCGCGGCTCTAGCGCCACCCGCGCCAATACGGTCTCGGTGGGCAGCGCCGGCAACGAGCGCCAGATCAGCAACGTGGCGGCCGGCAGCGCCGCCACCGATGCAGCCAATGTCGGCCAGATGCAGGCCGGCGACAGCGCCACGCTGCGCAGCGCCAATGCCTACACCGATAGCCGCATGGCCGGCTGGGACGACAACCTGACCAAGCTGCGCACCGACACCGACCACCGCTTCCAGGACATGGACCGGCGCATCGACCGGATGGGCGCGGTCAGCGCGGCCTATGCCGGCATGGCGACGAACACCTCCGGCCTGGGCGGCGCCAATCGGGTCGGCGTCGGTGTCGGCTCGCAGGGCGGCGAGAACGCGCTGGCGGTGGGCTACCAGCGCGCGATCGGCAACCGCGCCAGCGTCTCGCTTGGCGGCGCGTTCTCCGGCAACGAGAAGAGCGTCTCCGCCGGTGCCGGCTTCAGTTGGTGA
- a CDS encoding MFS transporter, which produces MTISSQCPSLQAVDNARLLRIRLALFLAGFATFSLLYSVQPLLPAFAREFGVDAATSSLPLSLATGGLAIAIFCAGAVSENLGRRGLMFVSIALAALLNLVAACLPHWGALVVVRALSGVALGGVPAVAMVYLAEEVPATKLGAATGLYVAGNAFGGMVGRIGMSVLTDHFDWRTALAAVSAIDLLAAVGFVLLLPPSRHFVRRRGINLRFHLQAWGGHLRDRYLPWLFAIPFLAMGVFVSVYNYAGFRLGGPEFGLSQSQLGMIFSAYVFGIVSSSVAGAASDRFGRGPVVLAGIAVAALGVALTIAHVLAVVIAGIVLLTIGFFIAHSAASAWVGRLGGRNKGHAASLYLLAYYSGASLIGSLSGAAWQHGGWNALAGCCLLLLGIALVAAQVLRRGADDSRPYGRFGPHPPRGE; this is translated from the coding sequence GTGACTATTTCCAGCCAATGCCCGTCGCTGCAGGCCGTGGACAATGCGCGGCTGTTGCGCATCCGCCTTGCCCTGTTCCTGGCCGGCTTCGCCACCTTCTCGCTGCTGTACAGCGTGCAGCCGTTGCTGCCGGCGTTCGCGCGCGAATTCGGAGTCGACGCGGCGACCAGTTCGCTGCCGCTGTCGCTGGCCACCGGCGGCCTGGCGATCGCGATCTTCTGCGCCGGCGCGGTGTCGGAGAATCTGGGCCGGCGCGGGCTGATGTTCGTGTCGATCGCGTTGGCGGCGCTGCTGAATTTGGTCGCCGCGTGCCTGCCGCACTGGGGCGCGCTGGTCGTGGTGCGCGCGCTGTCCGGCGTCGCCCTGGGCGGGGTGCCGGCGGTGGCGATGGTGTATCTGGCCGAGGAAGTGCCGGCGACCAAGCTCGGCGCGGCCACCGGTCTGTACGTGGCCGGCAACGCATTCGGCGGCATGGTCGGGCGCATCGGCATGAGCGTGCTCACCGATCATTTCGACTGGCGTACCGCGCTGGCGGCGGTCTCGGCGATCGACCTGCTGGCCGCGGTCGGCTTCGTGCTGCTGCTGCCGCCCTCGCGGCATTTCGTGCGCCGCCGCGGCATCAACCTGCGCTTCCATCTGCAGGCCTGGGGCGGGCATCTGCGCGACCGCTACCTGCCGTGGCTGTTCGCGATCCCGTTCCTGGCGATGGGCGTGTTCGTCAGCGTCTACAACTACGCCGGCTTCCGCCTGGGCGGGCCGGAATTCGGGCTCAGCCAGAGCCAGCTCGGCATGATCTTCAGCGCCTACGTGTTCGGCATCGTGTCCTCGTCGGTGGCCGGCGCCGCGTCGGACCGCTTCGGCCGCGGCCCGGTGGTGCTGGCCGGCATCGCGGTAGCGGCGCTCGGCGTGGCGCTGACCATCGCGCACGTGCTGGCGGTGGTCATCGCCGGCATCGTGCTGCTGACCATCGGCTTCTTCATCGCGCACTCGGCGGCCAGCGCCTGGGTCGGCCGCCTCGGCGGGCGCAACAAGGGCCATGCCGCGTCGCTGTACCTGCTCGCCTATTACAGCGGCGCCAGCCTGATCGGTTCGCTCAGCGGCGCGGCCTGGCAGCACGGCGGCTGGAACGCGCTGGCAGGCTGCTGCCTGTTGTTGCTGGGCATCGCCCTGGTGGCCGCGCAGGTCTTGCGCCGCGGCGCCGACGACAGCCGTCCGTACGGCCGCTTCGGTCCGCATCCGCCGCGCGGCGAATAG